Proteins from a genomic interval of Phycisphaerae bacterium:
- a CDS encoding alpha/beta fold hydrolase: protein MALVPIAGLALIIGACAPQLMLTPNICVDAEKNPWEDVPTTLRTPEVNVIFATDRKAENGDDQPVRYGSKRSEALTFGVCPVAIGDDWSTLVDESTRPTRRRAIPLEVGAAKVRGAFPATPWKVDDAQADKTAALAELQQQFDGAQESFRELVAQRLDESPHKDVYVFVHGFNYSFEDAARVMAGLWHFLGRRGVPVIYSWPAGSGLSSRGYNYDRESGEFTLYHLKDFLRALAGTPNLGKVHVIAHSRGADVVVSALRELNVYYDAKNPQDEKPAATALRIGYLVLAAPDIDWEVAQQRLEAERINRACERITIYASPDDLAMAIVRYLFDSTIRLGTLGLLKLPRQARGNLARLVDVDVIDARVSDGLVGHDYFYNNPAVSSDLILLLRDRRQPGAEHGRPLIKQPNGYWELHDGYPKQVSD, encoded by the coding sequence ATGGCACTCGTCCCGATTGCGGGACTGGCCCTCATCATCGGCGCGTGCGCTCCGCAACTGATGCTCACCCCCAACATCTGCGTGGACGCGGAGAAGAACCCCTGGGAGGACGTGCCGACGACGTTGCGCACTCCCGAGGTCAACGTGATCTTTGCGACGGACCGTAAGGCGGAGAATGGGGACGATCAGCCCGTGCGCTACGGATCGAAGCGGTCGGAGGCGTTGACCTTCGGCGTCTGCCCGGTCGCGATCGGCGACGACTGGTCGACGCTCGTGGATGAATCGACCCGCCCGACTCGGCGACGCGCTATCCCGCTTGAGGTCGGGGCCGCCAAGGTGCGTGGGGCATTTCCGGCGACGCCGTGGAAAGTCGACGACGCCCAAGCCGACAAGACTGCCGCGCTGGCCGAACTTCAGCAGCAGTTTGACGGCGCGCAAGAGTCGTTCCGCGAACTCGTCGCGCAGCGCCTGGACGAGAGTCCGCACAAGGACGTCTATGTGTTTGTCCACGGGTTCAATTACAGTTTTGAGGATGCGGCCCGTGTCATGGCCGGACTCTGGCACTTTCTCGGCCGGCGCGGCGTACCGGTCATCTACAGTTGGCCCGCCGGTAGCGGTCTCTCGTCGCGTGGGTACAACTATGATCGTGAGTCCGGTGAATTCACGCTCTACCACCTCAAGGACTTTCTTCGCGCCCTGGCCGGTACTCCCAACCTTGGCAAGGTGCACGTGATCGCGCACAGCCGCGGGGCGGATGTGGTGGTCAGCGCCCTGCGCGAACTCAATGTCTATTACGACGCGAAAAACCCGCAGGACGAAAAGCCCGCCGCGACCGCGCTGCGGATCGGATACCTCGTCCTGGCCGCGCCGGACATCGATTGGGAGGTGGCCCAGCAGCGCCTGGAGGCCGAGCGCATCAACCGGGCCTGCGAACGCATCACCATTTACGCCTCGCCCGATGACCTGGCCATGGCCATCGTTCGCTATCTCTTCGACAGCACGATCCGGCTGGGAACGCTGGGCCTTTTGAAACTTCCGAGGCAGGCCCGCGGCAACCTCGCCCGGCTCGTCGACGTGGATGTGATCGATGCACGCGTTTCCGACGGTCTCGTCGGCCACGACTATTTCTACAACAACCCGGCGGTCAGTTCCGACCTGATCCTGCTCCTGCGCGACCGTCGCCAGCCCGGCGCGGAGCATGGGCGGCCGCTCATCAAACAGCCGAACGGCTATTGGGAATTGCATGATGGGTATCCGAAACAAGTCTCGGATTAA
- a CDS encoding UbiX family flavin prenyltransferase, with translation MKKRIVVAVTGASGAVYARRLLQCLAEGDVEIHLVLSPYGRRLMKDELGIVKPTPESLVGPEKAKTITIHAYRDVGAPLASGSFLTDGMIVCPCSSNTLGEIAAGTGANLISRAAAVHLKEARRLILVPREMPLSQIEIGNMLRLSQAGAIICPASPGYYMLPGKIEDLVDFVAGKLCDLVGVAHELNTRWQPPANP, from the coding sequence ATGAAAAAGCGCATCGTTGTCGCCGTGACCGGAGCCAGTGGGGCCGTTTACGCGCGACGGCTGCTGCAATGTCTGGCCGAGGGCGACGTCGAGATTCACCTGGTTCTCTCGCCCTACGGCCGCCGACTGATGAAGGATGAGTTGGGCATCGTGAAGCCGACGCCCGAGAGTCTTGTCGGACCGGAGAAGGCCAAGACCATCACGATTCACGCCTATCGCGACGTGGGCGCGCCGCTGGCCTCCGGGTCATTTCTGACGGATGGGATGATCGTCTGCCCGTGCAGCAGTAATACGCTCGGCGAGATTGCGGCGGGGACGGGTGCGAACCTGATTTCCCGCGCGGCGGCCGTTCACTTGAAAGAGGCCCGGCGTCTGATCCTCGTGCCCCGGGAGATGCCGCTTTCGCAAATAGAGATCGGCAATATGCTCCGTCTCTCACAGGCCGGGGCGATCATCTGCCCCGCCTCTCCGGGCTATTACATGCTGCCCGGGAAGATCGAAGACCTCGTCGATTTCGTCGCTGGAAAGCTCTGCGATCTGGTCGGCGTCGCGCACGAATTGAATACGCGGTGGCAGCCGCCCGCCAATCCGTAA
- a CDS encoding tetratricopeptide repeat protein codes for MPSEIVDVWSRTAPKYRRRAVLMLIVLSGLFAGLCCFTFWLRTGIYWPWRYDGYGDLMQRSFNPSGAQQVTLSHFLSSPISVQEVPIHGVIVGVLFASLCSIPILVAILYRFPFSVIFTLMVIFLSGLPWMGLTVLVGCVLASLKPFKFSFRYASALVGLIPVALYFVMASWEPAGSAVNSVQNKALLYAPWVLALLSSCVICAVVLALAKLINYRPGGVSPVLAALFAVPVVLFHAYVGRDELDFHILESRIGPQNPTMFAAIDVGAAAHLAATQQWSRASGESYDAIHRKLLREGIADGLLQTEIDRSRAVELCEEFIRQFSTSRHVPNVYFLKGQAQDQRIQRNKLLVANRIEYRNDLPSPASLHTWETIREKFPDNELSALALYKLSILEARAGRLDQAVDRLSELLGGFDPASTSSRPAAPEDGGAVTIFLRSEPSAMRIDRKLLLLQARRLREMLLFCRADSPRPYDEVFAAGAATAEKQVHPAQLLLCLDDTDPLYAGNLQSLARAFPNSPTTDYVRIRRTLLETAVSRRILQFRHLATELAGSPAGAEALYHLGEVLQEDSLMDEARTQYQEMTRQYPESCWTQEAKERLSSLSMIEPTAG; via the coding sequence ATGCCGTCCGAGATCGTGGACGTCTGGTCGCGCACGGCTCCAAAGTATCGCCGCCGGGCGGTATTGATGCTCATCGTTCTCTCCGGGCTTTTCGCCGGCCTGTGCTGTTTTACCTTTTGGCTCCGCACCGGCATTTATTGGCCGTGGCGATATGACGGCTACGGTGACTTGATGCAACGATCGTTCAACCCGAGTGGCGCTCAACAGGTGACGCTGTCCCATTTCCTCTCGTCACCGATCAGCGTTCAGGAAGTTCCCATTCACGGCGTCATTGTCGGCGTCCTCTTCGCCTCGCTGTGTTCCATTCCCATCCTCGTTGCCATCCTCTATCGATTTCCGTTTTCCGTCATCTTCACTCTCATGGTCATCTTTCTTTCCGGCCTGCCGTGGATGGGACTGACCGTACTCGTCGGGTGCGTTCTGGCCTCGCTCAAACCCTTCAAGTTCTCCTTCCGCTACGCATCCGCCCTAGTCGGCCTGATCCCGGTCGCCCTTTACTTCGTCATGGCGTCGTGGGAGCCCGCGGGATCCGCCGTTAATTCGGTGCAAAACAAAGCGCTGCTATATGCGCCGTGGGTGCTGGCATTGCTCAGCTCCTGTGTCATCTGTGCGGTCGTGCTGGCGCTGGCCAAGTTGATTAATTATCGCCCCGGCGGCGTCTCACCGGTCCTCGCCGCGCTTTTTGCCGTGCCGGTCGTTCTTTTTCACGCCTATGTCGGCCGGGACGAACTGGATTTCCATATTCTCGAATCCCGGATCGGCCCGCAGAATCCGACGATGTTCGCGGCGATCGACGTGGGAGCGGCGGCGCATCTCGCGGCAACGCAGCAGTGGAGCCGGGCGTCCGGCGAATCGTACGACGCTATTCATCGAAAGTTGTTACGGGAAGGGATCGCCGACGGTCTCCTGCAAACGGAGATCGATCGAAGCCGGGCGGTGGAGCTTTGCGAAGAATTCATCCGGCAGTTCTCCACGTCGCGGCACGTGCCCAATGTGTACTTTCTCAAGGGCCAGGCCCAGGACCAGCGCATCCAGCGCAACAAGCTCCTGGTTGCGAATCGTATTGAGTATCGCAACGATCTGCCCAGCCCCGCGTCCCTGCATACGTGGGAGACCATTCGAGAAAAATTTCCGGACAACGAACTCTCTGCATTGGCGCTCTACAAGCTTTCTATCCTGGAGGCGCGTGCGGGCCGCCTCGATCAAGCCGTCGATCGTCTGTCGGAGCTGCTGGGAGGCTTTGACCCCGCATCGACGAGCAGCCGCCCGGCAGCTCCCGAGGATGGGGGAGCGGTGACGATCTTCCTACGATCCGAACCGTCGGCCATGAGAATCGATCGGAAATTGCTGCTGCTCCAGGCCAGGCGACTTCGAGAGATGCTCCTGTTTTGTCGCGCGGATTCCCCTCGCCCGTATGATGAGGTTTTTGCCGCGGGCGCCGCCACGGCGGAAAAACAGGTGCATCCCGCTCAACTTCTCCTTTGCCTCGACGACACCGATCCGCTCTACGCCGGCAATCTACAGTCGTTGGCCCGCGCGTTTCCGAATTCGCCCACCACGGACTACGTACGGATTCGGCGAACTCTGCTGGAGACGGCGGTGAGCCGGAGAATCCTGCAATTCCGGCACCTCGCGACAGAGCTGGCGGGCAGCCCGGCCGGGGCCGAGGCCTTGTATCATCTGGGCGAAGTCCTGCAGGAAGACTCGTTGATGGACGAAGCTCGTACTCAATATCAGGAAATGACGCGGCAATACCCCGAGAGCTGCTGGACCCAGGAAGCAAAGGAACGCCTCTCCTCGCTGTCCATGATCGAACCCACGGCCGGCTAA
- the ubiE gene encoding bifunctional demethylmenaquinone methyltransferase/2-methoxy-6-polyprenyl-1,4-benzoquinol methylase UbiE, with the protein MHTSPADSPVWDDGRLADPHGQPDKAARVRAMFDEIAPTYERVNRVLSAGRDAYWRRHAVQMAVIQLDDRVLDLACGTGDFARAFAVAKPKVVIGCDFAEQMLRQAADRRIEDIRWCMGDALTLPFADASFTVASCAFGVRNWQSLDRGLTEVFRVLRKGGRFVILEFSMPRAPLVARAYQLYFRRILPTVATWISGDRTGAYRYLPASVTAFIDEAGMTASLRAAGFARVEARRLTLGIVTVFVAWKD; encoded by the coding sequence ATGCACACTTCGCCCGCCGACAGCCCGGTCTGGGACGACGGCCGCCTGGCCGATCCGCACGGCCAACCTGACAAAGCCGCGCGCGTCCGCGCCATGTTCGACGAAATCGCCCCGACCTATGAGCGCGTCAATCGCGTCCTGTCCGCCGGACGCGACGCGTATTGGCGGAGGCACGCCGTGCAGATGGCCGTGATCCAACTCGACGATCGCGTCCTCGATCTGGCCTGCGGCACGGGCGATTTCGCGCGTGCCTTCGCCGTCGCGAAGCCGAAGGTCGTGATCGGATGCGATTTCGCCGAGCAGATGCTTCGGCAGGCAGCAGATCGAAGAATCGAAGACATCCGCTGGTGCATGGGCGACGCCCTGACGCTTCCGTTTGCCGATGCGTCTTTCACCGTCGCAAGCTGCGCCTTCGGCGTCCGCAACTGGCAGAGCCTGGACCGAGGCCTGACCGAGGTCTTTCGGGTGCTGCGAAAAGGCGGGCGGTTTGTCATTCTCGAATTCTCGATGCCGCGGGCGCCGCTGGTGGCGCGGGCGTATCAGCTCTATTTCCGTCGCATTCTGCCGACGGTTGCGACGTGGATAAGCGGTGACCGTACTGGGGCCTATCGTTACCTGCCCGCCTCGGTGACGGCCTTTATCGACGAGGCCGGCATGACCGCCTCATTACGGGCAGCCGGGTTTGCTCGCGTCGAGGCGCGCCGCCTGACGCTGGGCATCGTCACGGTTTTTGTCGCATGGAAGGATTAA
- a CDS encoding UbiD family decarboxylase, with protein MAFSDLQSFINALDRADQLRRIRIEVDPELEISEIADRIGKSPSPEGPDGAPATDPVHGAAGGRGLLFERVRGSDIPVAINLFGSYARMRLALGCGDFESLAARVQKLVKPEPPTSFMDKMKMLPELAKIAGYAPKNVKRGICQEVVHTEDADLYSLPIIKCWPHDGGADEDVIVGRRRLAPTPQASSLKPQAFTVGRYITLAGIYTTAPDGSEPNIGMYRIQVTGPKSAIFHCHVHHDGARHQRMWAAQGKDMPIAIVLGGESVLPYAATCPLPPAVSELLFAGFLNDGGIPLVAARTVPLNVPANAEIVIEGWVSATESAREGPFGDHTGFYSLADQFPTMQVTAITHREKPIYPTTIVGPPPMEDYFMGKATERVFLPLLQMLIPDIVDYDLPRWGAFHNFCFVKIRKEYPLQARKVASSIWGAGQMMFSKFIVIVDEEVNVHDEQAVMFAVGANVDPRRDTFLVDGPMDILDHSAPYLAAGSKMGIDATRKIQGEGIVRDWPRPLVMPDEIKRLVEGRWAEYGLD; from the coding sequence TTGGCCTTTAGCGATCTTCAATCCTTCATCAACGCATTGGACCGGGCGGACCAGCTTCGACGAATCCGCATTGAAGTCGACCCTGAATTGGAGATCAGCGAGATTGCCGATCGGATCGGCAAGTCGCCCTCGCCGGAAGGGCCGGACGGCGCTCCGGCAACGGATCCGGTGCATGGTGCGGCGGGCGGACGCGGACTCCTGTTTGAGCGCGTCCGCGGAAGCGACATCCCCGTGGCGATCAACCTATTCGGAAGTTACGCGCGGATGCGCCTGGCGCTGGGTTGCGGCGACTTCGAGTCCCTAGCGGCCAGGGTGCAGAAGCTCGTGAAGCCGGAACCGCCGACCAGTTTCATGGACAAAATGAAGATGCTTCCGGAACTGGCCAAGATCGCCGGCTATGCGCCGAAGAACGTCAAGCGAGGGATTTGTCAGGAGGTCGTCCATACCGAGGACGCCGATTTGTACTCGCTTCCGATCATCAAATGCTGGCCGCACGATGGCGGCGCCGACGAAGACGTAATCGTCGGGCGACGCCGACTCGCCCCGACGCCTCAAGCCTCAAGCCTCAAGCCTCAAGCCTTCACCGTCGGCCGTTACATCACGCTGGCCGGGATTTACACGACCGCTCCCGATGGCTCGGAACCGAATATCGGGATGTACCGTATTCAGGTGACGGGGCCAAAATCAGCAATTTTTCATTGTCACGTACACCACGACGGCGCGCGGCACCAGCGGATGTGGGCGGCGCAGGGCAAGGACATGCCCATTGCCATCGTCCTCGGCGGCGAGAGCGTGCTTCCCTATGCCGCAACGTGTCCATTGCCACCGGCGGTCAGCGAGCTGCTTTTCGCGGGATTCCTTAACGACGGCGGCATTCCCCTCGTCGCGGCGCGGACGGTTCCACTTAATGTCCCCGCCAACGCGGAAATCGTCATCGAGGGTTGGGTCAGTGCGACGGAATCGGCCCGCGAAGGCCCGTTCGGCGACCACACCGGCTTCTACAGTCTCGCCGACCAGTTCCCGACGATGCAGGTGACGGCGATCACGCATCGCGAAAAGCCCATCTATCCGACCACGATCGTCGGTCCGCCGCCGATGGAAGACTACTTCATGGGCAAGGCGACGGAGCGCGTCTTTTTACCGCTCCTGCAAATGCTCATTCCCGATATCGTGGACTACGACCTGCCGCGTTGGGGGGCGTTCCACAATTTCTGTTTTGTGAAGATCCGCAAGGAATACCCACTCCAGGCCCGCAAGGTGGCCAGCAGCATCTGGGGGGCCGGTCAGATGATGTTCAGCAAATTCATCGTCATTGTGGACGAGGAGGTCAACGTCCACGACGAGCAGGCCGTCATGTTCGCGGTCGGGGCGAACGTCGACCCGCGCCGCGACACGTTTCTGGTGGATGGCCCGATGGACATCCTCGATCACTCCGCTCCGTATCTCGCCGCCGGCAGCAAGATGGGGATCGATGCAACGCGTAAGATTCAGGGGGAGGGGATTGTCCGCGACTGGCCGAGGCCGCTCGTCATGCCCGACGAGATCAAACGGCTGGTGGAGGGGCGGTGGGCAGAATACGGATTGGACTGA
- a CDS encoding PilZ domain-containing protein, with product MNDDAIPLSTDGSSGATIQPERSTGGTETHALRSRRTNPRRECENVHVCFSPQTQTGLPDNVECPLLNISASGMAIEYDRPLKKGVSAYVSYYSISRVPINIGCVVQHCDLQTSGHYIIGLRTNRPLKYEERKPMRVGAGRVVSPHVRARKLRPPPSPTPPMS from the coding sequence GTGAACGACGACGCAATCCCGCTATCCACCGATGGTTCTTCCGGTGCCACCATCCAACCCGAGCGGAGTACCGGCGGCACCGAAACCCACGCTCTCCGCTCGAGACGCACAAATCCGCGCAGGGAATGCGAAAACGTTCACGTTTGCTTTTCGCCGCAGACGCAAACCGGCCTGCCCGACAACGTCGAGTGTCCGCTTCTCAACATTTCCGCCAGCGGGATGGCGATTGAATACGATCGGCCCCTGAAAAAGGGAGTCTCGGCGTACGTCTCCTACTACTCGATCAGCCGGGTGCCGATCAACATCGGCTGTGTCGTCCAGCACTGCGACCTGCAGACCAGCGGTCACTATATCATCGGTTTACGGACGAATCGCCCGCTCAAGTACGAAGAGCGCAAGCCGATGCGTGTCGGGGCCGGTCGCGTCGTATCGCCGCACGTCCGCGCCCGCAAGTTGCGGCCTCCGCCCTCTCCCACTCCGCCGATGTCCTAA
- a CDS encoding decaprenyl-phosphate phosphoribosyltransferase: protein MLRTIIAAIQLLRPAQWVKNVFVFAALVFGHRRTDPDALLLALAAFAIFCTLSGAVYAFNDLKDYREDRLHPTKRRRPVATGAISPVTAGVIAVLLAIAGMAASLRLPAGFALTAGAFLALNLVYTFWAKHRVLLDVILIAIGFVLRALAGAQAINVEVSAWLVICTFTLCLFLGFGKRRCELATMETNGQAALHRRTLAHYNPAILGQFLATSGGMAMITYLLYTLDPATTYHSLVFTTPLVFYAIFRYATVIELGEHTGPSDILVKDRPFLVTAIAWAVITLLLVLYGERIERYLPPLRYPGQPVSTQPAR, encoded by the coding sequence TTGCTTCGAACGATAATCGCCGCGATCCAGCTCTTGCGCCCGGCGCAATGGGTAAAAAACGTCTTTGTCTTCGCGGCTCTCGTCTTCGGCCACCGGCGCACCGATCCCGACGCGCTCCTGCTGGCCCTGGCGGCCTTTGCCATCTTCTGCACGCTTTCGGGAGCCGTCTATGCGTTCAACGATCTCAAGGATTATCGCGAGGACCGCCTGCATCCGACCAAGCGCCGTCGGCCCGTCGCGACCGGCGCCATTTCGCCCGTCACCGCGGGCGTCATAGCGGTTTTACTGGCGATCGCGGGAATGGCGGCGTCGTTACGGCTCCCCGCGGGATTCGCGCTGACGGCCGGGGCGTTTCTGGCGCTTAATCTGGTCTACACCTTCTGGGCCAAGCACCGGGTGCTGCTCGATGTGATCCTGATCGCCATCGGATTCGTGCTCCGTGCGCTCGCCGGGGCGCAGGCGATCAATGTCGAGGTCTCGGCCTGGCTGGTCATCTGCACCTTCACGCTTTGCCTCTTTCTCGGCTTCGGCAAGAGGCGCTGCGAATTAGCCACGATGGAAACCAACGGGCAGGCCGCCCTGCATCGCCGGACGCTCGCGCACTACAACCCGGCCATTCTGGGCCAGTTTCTGGCGACCAGCGGCGGCATGGCGATGATCACGTACTTGCTCTACACGCTTGATCCGGCGACGACTTACCACTCGCTTGTCTTCACTACGCCGCTCGTCTTCTACGCCATCTTCCGCTACGCCACCGTCATCGAACTGGGCGAGCACACCGGTCCTTCCGACATCCTTGTAAAGGACCGCCCTTTCCTCGTGACCGCCATCGCGTGGGCCGTCATCACGCTTCTGCTGGTTCTCTATGGGGAACGGATCGAACGGTACCTCCCGCCGCTGCGCTATCCGGGCCAGCCGGTGTCGACTCAACCGGCGCGGTAA
- a CDS encoding zf-HC2 domain-containing protein, protein MLTCRHVQHLHDRFLDGDLTPSMTAEIHAHLLQCPACQHQMEISRASADVIARDDSHYELDSGFAMRVVAALPKPSPSAALGSAQRSRRRRVWRIVGMAALPAAAAALFIAVVILPTAPTTPRPTFVAGKAVEAAGVQDLMNPTLDAVDGTRRAAKDLNQLLQISVQGVGEGVRKGIENAKPPRADLTPMDVLLLPFNDALVPEQPKSDDPAVVRF, encoded by the coding sequence ATGCTGACGTGCCGTCATGTACAACACCTGCACGATCGCTTCCTCGACGGCGATCTGACTCCGAGCATGACCGCGGAGATCCACGCGCACCTGCTCCAGTGCCCCGCCTGCCAACATCAGATGGAGATCAGCCGGGCCAGCGCCGATGTGATCGCCCGGGACGATTCCCATTACGAACTCGACTCGGGCTTTGCGATGCGCGTTGTGGCCGCACTGCCCAAGCCTTCTCCCAGTGCCGCACTGGGTAGCGCGCAGCGCTCCCGGCGCCGCCGCGTCTGGCGCATCGTCGGCATGGCCGCCCTTCCGGCCGCTGCCGCCGCCCTCTTTATCGCCGTCGTGATTCTCCCCACCGCGCCGACCACCCCGCGCCCGACCTTTGTCGCCGGCAAGGCGGTCGAGGCCGCCGGCGTCCAAGACTTGATGAACCCCACACTCGATGCTGTGGATGGCACCCGCCGAGCCGCGAAAGACCTGAACCAGCTCCTGCAGATCTCGGTTCAGGGGGTCGGTGAGGGCGTGCGCAAGGGCATCGAGAACGCCAAGCCGCCCCGCGCCGATTTGACGCCCATGGATGTCCTGCTGCTCCCCTTCAACGACGCGCTCGTCCCCGAGCAGCCGAAGTCCGACGATCCCGCCGTCGTGCGATTCTAA
- a CDS encoding sigma-70 family RNA polymerase sigma factor — translation MQALEACDGRLTPLAERQLIKRAQIGCRESSHALVVAYQNRLHAFVCRMVKNSHEAEEVCQDTFLRAFGALDSFDFTYRFSTWLFTIGYRLCLNTLRRRKDYCGDMDFSAMAGSGRNESDTMPLADTVANSDEAKRLKKIIWEAVDQLTPQQRATVLLFYREAMSCQEIGDVLEMPAATVKSHLHRARNRLKELLESQLVEDWSLVRFGMAGGSA, via the coding sequence ATGCAAGCTTTGGAGGCATGCGACGGACGACTGACTCCGCTCGCCGAGCGGCAGCTCATCAAGCGCGCCCAAATCGGCTGCCGGGAGAGTTCCCACGCGCTGGTCGTCGCCTATCAGAACCGCCTCCACGCCTTCGTCTGCCGAATGGTGAAGAATTCGCACGAGGCGGAAGAGGTCTGCCAAGACACGTTCCTGCGGGCCTTCGGCGCCCTCGACTCCTTCGATTTCACGTATCGCTTCAGCACCTGGCTGTTCACGATCGGATATCGCCTCTGCCTGAACACGCTGCGGCGCCGCAAGGACTATTGCGGCGACATGGACTTCAGCGCCATGGCGGGCAGCGGCCGAAACGAATCCGACACGATGCCCCTCGCTGACACCGTCGCCAACAGCGACGAGGCGAAGCGGCTCAAAAAAATAATCTGGGAAGCCGTCGATCAACTGACACCGCAGCAGCGCGCCACGGTATTACTCTTCTATAGAGAGGCGATGAGCTGCCAGGAGATCGGCGACGTCCTCGAAATGCCGGCGGCGACCGTGAAGAGCCACCTTCATCGAGCGCGAAACCGTCTCAAGGAATTGCTCGAATCGCAGCTCGTGGAGGATTGGTCCCTGGTCCGCTTCGGCATGGCCGGCGGTAGCGCCTAG
- the smpB gene encoding SsrA-binding protein SmpB: MNKKARFSYEILAKVEAGIALKGTEVKSLRAGEASIAEAFARIERGQVRLHNFQIQPYKAGNQFNHDPKRPKQLLLHKREIKKLATGVLIKGQTLIPLSVYFNKDGRVKVELALARGRTHRDKRQEERKKEDRKEIVRVQRRGGL, translated from the coding sequence GTGAACAAAAAGGCACGATTCAGCTATGAAATCCTGGCCAAAGTGGAGGCCGGTATCGCCCTTAAAGGCACGGAGGTAAAGAGCTTAAGGGCTGGCGAGGCGAGTATTGCCGAGGCATTTGCCCGGATCGAGAGGGGCCAGGTGCGGCTCCACAATTTTCAGATTCAGCCCTATAAGGCAGGTAATCAGTTCAACCATGACCCCAAGCGTCCTAAGCAGCTTTTGCTGCACAAACGGGAGATTAAAAAGTTGGCGACCGGCGTCCTGATCAAAGGCCAGACGCTGATCCCGTTGAGCGTGTACTTCAATAAGGATGGGCGGGTGAAGGTCGAACTCGCGCTGGCCCGCGGCCGGACCCATCGCGACAAGCGACAGGAAGAGCGCAAGAAGGAAGATCGCAAGGAAATCGTGCGGGTGCAGCGCCGCGGCGGCCTGTAA
- a CDS encoding flagellin: MGLTVTNVNTLSLLNILNRTTANQSATLAQLATGFKINKGADDPAGLIAVQSLSSELTGVEAAIANGQRAKSFATTADGALTEVSSLLNQIQSLAAKSTSSGALSAAEIAANQAQIDSAIDSIDRIVRTTSFNGKRLLDGQLSIRATATLPAEVTDVKVYSRPSSTANQTFAVNVTTPGTVASATLTTVASAALSAASFSITGALGTATIAVTDTDTLAQIRDKIIAAAADTGVSASLNAGQIRIQSRSYGSAAFVQASYISGDVDFNNVAYTAGNNAVVTVNGQNAAADGLRVSFNSNGTSGEFVLTAAGNVAGTAGNITISGGGATFQLGTESNTQSTIGLNPLFSQNLGDSVTGYLSTIKSGGVNSLTTNANNAVNVTRAAIMQVATAQGRIGGFQKYQVETVLNSLGATQEALESARSTIRDVDFAKATAELSRQNVLLQSGISLLGVASQQTSQILGLLR, encoded by the coding sequence ATGGGTCTCACCGTTACCAATGTAAACACACTGTCTCTCTTAAACATCCTGAATCGGACGACTGCGAACCAGTCGGCGACACTCGCCCAATTGGCGACCGGTTTCAAGATCAACAAGGGTGCCGATGATCCGGCGGGTTTGATCGCCGTGCAGAGTCTTTCCTCGGAACTGACCGGCGTCGAAGCGGCCATTGCCAACGGGCAACGGGCCAAGTCGTTCGCCACGACGGCAGACGGCGCGCTGACGGAAGTCTCCTCGCTGCTCAATCAGATTCAAAGTCTGGCCGCCAAGAGCACGAGTTCAGGCGCGTTATCGGCGGCGGAAATCGCGGCCAACCAGGCGCAGATCGACAGCGCGATCGATTCGATCGACCGGATCGTTCGCACCACGTCGTTCAACGGCAAGCGTCTGTTGGATGGGCAGCTTTCCATCCGGGCAACGGCGACTCTTCCGGCCGAGGTCACCGACGTCAAAGTCTATTCCCGGCCGTCGTCGACCGCCAACCAGACGTTTGCGGTGAACGTGACGACACCGGGAACGGTCGCGTCGGCCACGCTGACGACGGTCGCCTCGGCGGCCCTCTCTGCCGCCTCGTTTTCGATTACCGGCGCGCTCGGCACGGCCACGATCGCCGTCACCGACACCGATACATTGGCACAGATTCGCGACAAGATCATCGCGGCGGCCGCGGACACGGGCGTCTCGGCATCACTGAATGCGGGTCAGATTCGCATTCAAAGCCGCTCCTACGGTTCGGCGGCATTCGTGCAGGCGTCGTACATCAGCGGCGACGTAGACTTCAACAACGTTGCCTATACGGCAGGCAATAATGCGGTGGTGACCGTCAATGGGCAGAACGCGGCCGCCGATGGGTTGCGAGTTTCGTTCAACTCCAATGGCACAAGCGGCGAGTTCGTCCTGACCGCCGCGGGCAATGTCGCCGGGACCGCCGGCAATATTACGATCAGCGGCGGCGGCGCGACGTTTCAACTCGGTACCGAAAGCAACACGCAATCGACGATCGGACTCAACCCGCTGTTCAGCCAGAACCTGGGCGACAGCGTCACCGGGTATTTGAGCACGATCAAGAGCGGAGGCGTGAATTCGCTGACCACGAACGCCAATAACGCCGTGAACGTCACCCGGGCGGCGATCATGCAGGTGGCGACGGCCCAGGGCCGGATCGGCGGGTTTCAGAAGTACCAGGTCGAGACCGTGCTGAACAGCCTGGGCGCGACGCAGGAAGCCCTGGAAAGTGCGCGCAGCACTATTCGCGACGTGGACTTCGCCAAGGCGACGGCGGAGCTGAGCCGGCAGAACGTGCTGCTCCAGTCGGGCATTTCGCTGCTGGGCGTCGCGTCGCAGCAGACGTCGCAGATCCTGGGCCTGCTTCGTTAG